From Campylobacter concisus, one genomic window encodes:
- a CDS encoding cag pathogenicity island Cag12 family protein, which produces MKTTEFLKIVLFGLVVVGCSRPPEPVKLDGGSATTINQGLVVETQQGVGKDPFLKNNKWSYNMYFVKTSKGLIENDQTVKAFFLAHNSAKMVIIGNEAIAQEYKDYFLNNQVTAEIEIHPVDSINLSKNKVNVLFFSKNYSKGK; this is translated from the coding sequence TTGAAAACAACAGAATTTTTAAAAATTGTATTGTTTGGCTTAGTTGTAGTTGGATGCAGCAGACCACCAGAACCAGTAAAACTTGATGGCGGCTCAGCCACTACAATAAATCAAGGCTTGGTTGTCGAAACACAACAAGGCGTTGGCAAAGATCCATTTTTGAAAAATAACAAATGGAGCTACAACATGTATTTTGTAAAGACCAGCAAAGGTCTTATCGAAAACGATCAAACAGTTAAGGCATTTTTTCTAGCACACAACTCTGCAAAAATGGTCATTATAGGCAATGAAGCCATTGCACAAGAATATAAGGACTATTTTTTGAATAATCAAGTTACAGCGGAGATTGAAATACACCCAGTTGACAGCATTAATCTTTCAAAGAATAAGGTTAATGTTTTGTTTTTCTCAAAAAATTACTCTAAAGGAAAATAA
- a CDS encoding TrbM/KikA/MpfK family conjugal transfer protein — MKKFALFLVLVAFIGSAYASGIKTDELTGDTKLACEALLCLKSPNKPKECDAALKKYYSIKAKKSKDTARKRKNFLNLCPVEN; from the coding sequence ATGAAAAAATTTGCCCTTTTCTTGGTCTTAGTTGCGTTTATCGGATCTGCTTATGCAAGCGGTATAAAAACAGACGAGCTAACTGGAGATACAAAGCTGGCTTGCGAAGCTTTACTATGCTTAAAAAGCCCAAATAAACCTAAAGAGTGCGATGCTGCATTGAAAAAATACTACTCAATAAAGGCTAAAAAATCTAAAGATACTGCAAGAAAACGCAAAAATTTTCTTAATCTTTGTCCAGTTGAGAATTAA
- a CDS encoding DNA topoisomerase 3 — protein MKLILAEKPDLARAIADGIDGNLKTFDGYLTKGEYVLTWAFGHILELFMPEDYDERYKAWNIADLPYIITDFKYKPISEKKKQLKLICDLIRDNRINSIVNCGDADEEGQILIDEIINYSNTNKPIERVMLQDLTPKGVKAAFKDIKPNSAYKGMSECGFARSHADWLLGINLTRAYTATAQKNGYKGVLSVGRVQTPILGLIVARDLEHENHKSSFYYTITGEFSSDNKKFFANLKSDERIIDPQVAESIKEKLDGSRCDLKVFNENKKENPPLPYNLLKLQAECSKKFGYKPDKTLQITQNLREKYKCITYNRSDCEYLPENMWESSQDVLNAVRASLKDDEFNAAIDNADTRIKGIAFNDQFITAHFAIIPTQAVVDANMMSKEELNVYKLIAKRFIAQFYEPMEYLQTTLEVTKFEYKFSASKRKIMKIGYLSLFNDKNDDDDNNESNDDEVKNSIDLSTLKDGICDVIDLVINKKQTRAKPYYTMPTLLKDLASISKYVKDERIKRLLKEKDKDKKGENGGIGTPATRSYHIKNLFDREYISENGKSIVSTQKGRELINLVPALLSSPDMTALWYEQQKDISGGNLARNEFLNQVIETIKTEIASITSNQNISNFNSNSIDKTYPCKCGKGYLQRRQSTKTKGFFWGCSEWKNGCKEMYPDVKGKPQFEKTAASGGITCPFCKKGILERKKNQKGTYWWGCSEWKNGCKAMFYDDNGKPKIIKG, from the coding sequence ATGAAGTTGATTTTAGCTGAGAAACCTGATTTAGCTCGAGCAATAGCCGACGGCATAGATGGAAATTTAAAAACATTTGATGGCTATCTTACTAAGGGTGAATATGTGCTTACTTGGGCATTTGGTCATATTTTGGAGCTTTTTATGCCTGAAGACTACGATGAAAGGTATAAAGCTTGGAATATAGCTGACTTGCCATATATTATTACTGATTTTAAGTATAAGCCTATTTCAGAGAAAAAAAAGCAACTCAAATTAATATGTGATCTAATAAGAGATAATAGAATAAATAGTATAGTAAATTGTGGAGATGCCGACGAAGAGGGTCAAATTTTGATAGATGAGATAATCAACTATTCAAATACAAACAAACCTATCGAGCGTGTTATGTTGCAAGATCTAACTCCCAAAGGCGTTAAAGCAGCCTTTAAAGATATTAAGCCAAATTCAGCTTATAAAGGTATGAGTGAGTGTGGCTTTGCAAGATCACATGCCGACTGGCTACTAGGGATAAATTTGACACGTGCCTATACTGCAACGGCTCAAAAAAATGGCTATAAAGGTGTTTTAAGCGTTGGCAGAGTTCAAACTCCTATACTAGGTCTTATTGTTGCAAGAGATCTAGAGCATGAAAATCATAAAAGTAGCTTTTATTACACTATCACTGGAGAATTCAGCTCGGACAATAAAAAATTCTTTGCAAATTTAAAGAGCGATGAAAGAATAATTGATCCACAAGTTGCCGAAAGCATAAAAGAAAAGCTTGATGGTAGCAGATGTGATTTAAAGGTTTTCAATGAAAACAAAAAAGAAAATCCGCCTTTACCATATAATCTTTTAAAACTTCAAGCCGAATGCTCAAAGAAATTTGGCTATAAGCCAGACAAAACGCTTCAAATTACCCAAAATTTGAGAGAAAAATATAAATGTATTACTTACAATAGGTCAGATTGCGAATATCTACCAGAAAATATGTGGGAAAGCTCGCAAGATGTCTTAAATGCCGTTAGGGCTTCATTAAAAGATGATGAATTTAACGCAGCAATAGATAATGCAGATACAAGAATTAAAGGCATAGCTTTTAATGATCAATTTATCACGGCTCACTTTGCTATCATACCTACGCAAGCAGTCGTTGATGCAAATATGATGAGCAAAGAAGAGTTAAACGTATATAAATTGATCGCCAAACGTTTTATTGCTCAATTTTATGAGCCGATGGAGTATTTACAAACTACGCTTGAGGTAACTAAATTTGAGTATAAATTTAGTGCCTCAAAAAGAAAAATTATGAAAATCGGCTATCTCTCTCTTTTTAATGATAAAAACGATGATGATGACAATAATGAGAGTAATGATGATGAAGTAAAAAATAGTATTGATTTATCGACTTTAAAAGATGGAATTTGTGATGTAATAGATCTAGTAATAAATAAAAAGCAGACAAGAGCTAAACCATACTACACAATGCCAACTCTTTTAAAAGATCTAGCTTCAATTAGTAAATATGTAAAAGATGAGAGGATTAAAAGGCTTCTCAAAGAGAAAGATAAGGATAAAAAAGGCGAAAACGGAGGGATAGGAACTCCTGCAACCAGATCCTATCATATTAAAAATTTATTCGATAGAGAGTATATATCAGAAAATGGCAAAAGTATAGTATCTACTCAAAAAGGTAGAGAACTTATAAATTTAGTCCCTGCCCTACTTTCATCTCCAGATATGACCGCTCTATGGTATGAACAACAAAAAGATATTTCAGGTGGCAATCTAGCTAGAAACGAATTTTTAAATCAAGTTATCGAAACAATTAAAACCGAGATCGCTAGCATTACGTCAAATCAAAATATTTCAAATTTTAACTCAAACAGCATAGATAAGACTTACCCTTGCAAGTGTGGTAAAGGATATTTGCAACGCAGACAAAGCACAAAGACAAAAGGCTTTTTTTGGGGATGTAGCGAGTGGAAAAATGGCTGCAAGGAAATGTATCCTGACGTAAAAGGCAAACCACAATTTGAAAAAACTGCTGCAAGCGGTGGCATTACTTGTCCTTTTTGTAAAAAAGGCATACTTGAACGCAAGAAAAACCAAAAAGGCACGTATTGGTGGGGATGTAGTGAGTGGAAAAACGGCTGCAAAGCAATGTTTTATGATGATAATGGCAAACCAAAAATTATAAAAGGATAA
- a CDS encoding lytic transglycosylase domain-containing protein, giving the protein MNKILIAIFLCFFSTEVLPASEHIYNSYFVKYGKKYNIPPELLWGIAKTESDFQPRAINVNTNGSFDIGIMQINSSHKEWLEAQKISLEDLYDPKINIAVGTKILSNCIKKFGFTYQGLNCYNSGFNKVDINKYNVRVINNIKSNRLALQKKRLVLVK; this is encoded by the coding sequence TTGAATAAAATTCTTATTGCTATTTTTCTTTGCTTTTTTTCAACTGAAGTTTTACCAGCTTCAGAGCATATATATAATAGCTATTTTGTGAAATATGGCAAAAAATACAATATACCCCCTGAGCTACTTTGGGGAATTGCCAAGACTGAAAGCGATTTTCAGCCCAGGGCAATTAACGTAAATACAAATGGCTCTTTTGATATTGGGATAATGCAAATCAACTCATCTCACAAAGAGTGGCTAGAGGCACAAAAAATTTCACTCGAGGATCTATATGATCCTAAGATCAATATAGCAGTAGGGACTAAAATTTTATCAAATTGTATAAAGAAATTTGGCTTTACATATCAAGGCTTGAATTGTTATAACAGCGGTTTTAACAAGGTTGATATTAATAAATACAATGTTAGAGTAATTAACAATATAAAAAGTAATCGATTAGCCTTACAAAAGAAAAGGCTTGTGTTAGTTAAATAA